The following are encoded together in the Serratia odorifera genome:
- a CDS encoding DUF58 domain-containing protein, giving the protein MNSVLQVDRNSLMALAAEARLLANPPGQIPPGALAGERVSRQQGRGLNFDSLRRYQPGDDVRLIDWQATARLRSPWVRLYNEERERPVFLLVDQRLDMFFATRGQVKSVVAAKIAALLAWRSWHDGDRLGSAVFSDTACNLQPCRSPATSLPRVLEDVLHYNQQLPERYPDEPPATVSLAEVLQRASHTIPSGAWLALLSDFHDLDGRCEALLAALKRRCDISAFVILDDLPLTLPKQGNLAASYQGRHATVSLTSTLKDQIQQHIIARLAEQKNRLTRMGIRVNQIVVAQDLVKQLQKGV; this is encoded by the coding sequence ATGAACAGCGTACTGCAGGTCGATCGCAACTCGCTGATGGCGCTTGCGGCCGAGGCTAGACTGTTGGCTAACCCGCCGGGACAGATTCCCCCTGGCGCGCTCGCCGGTGAGCGCGTTTCCCGCCAGCAGGGCCGTGGTCTCAACTTTGACAGCCTGCGCCGCTATCAGCCCGGCGACGACGTGCGGTTAATCGACTGGCAGGCGACGGCGCGTCTGCGTTCCCCTTGGGTCCGGCTGTATAACGAAGAGCGAGAGCGGCCGGTTTTCCTGCTTGTCGATCAACGTCTGGATATGTTTTTCGCCACCCGTGGGCAAGTCAAATCCGTCGTCGCCGCCAAAATTGCCGCGCTGCTGGCCTGGCGCAGTTGGCATGACGGCGATCGCCTTGGCAGCGCGGTTTTCAGCGATACGGCATGCAACCTGCAACCATGCCGTTCCCCCGCCACCAGTCTCCCCAGAGTGCTGGAGGATGTACTGCACTACAACCAACAATTGCCGGAACGCTATCCCGATGAACCCCCGGCCACCGTGTCACTGGCCGAGGTTTTGCAACGGGCCAGCCATACCATCCCCAGCGGTGCCTGGCTGGCTCTGCTCAGCGATTTTCACGATCTCGACGGGCGCTGCGAGGCATTATTGGCTGCACTCAAGCGGCGTTGCGACATCAGTGCGTTCGTCATCCTCGACGACCTCCCTCTGACGCTGCCAAAGCAGGGTAACCTGGCAGCCAGTTACCAGGGGCGCCACGCGACGGTATCCCTGACGTCGACGCTGAAAGACCAAATCCAGCAACATATTATCGCGCGTCTGGCCGAGCAGAAAAATCGCCTCACCCGGATGGGCATCCGCGTCAACCAGATAGTGGTTGCGCAGGATCTGGTCAAACAGCTGCAAAAGGGAGTCTGA
- a CDS encoding DUF4381 family protein: MLEKGFSVPELLQPELPPSISWFPLPPGWYLLGGMLLISLLVWLLFRLARWRRNQWRRQAMAALSRENSADGWLALIKRVLLIHQPRSAVSRSLTAQQLLQQIDIDADLRVALAEKYCQPDNQLDAGTNARLQDQLKDWLERLPYV; the protein is encoded by the coding sequence ATGCTGGAAAAAGGATTTAGCGTACCGGAACTCCTGCAACCCGAGCTGCCGCCAAGCATTTCCTGGTTCCCTCTGCCGCCGGGATGGTATCTGCTGGGTGGTATGCTGCTAATCTCTCTGCTGGTGTGGCTGTTATTTCGTCTTGCTCGCTGGCGACGCAATCAATGGCGGCGCCAGGCGATGGCCGCGTTGTCCAGGGAAAACAGCGCTGACGGTTGGCTGGCGCTGATAAAACGCGTGTTGCTGATTCATCAACCACGCAGTGCCGTCAGCCGCTCGCTGACGGCGCAACAACTGCTGCAACAGATAGATATTGATGCTGATTTGCGCGTTGCCCTCGCTGAAAAATATTGTCAGCCGGACAATCAACTTGACGCTGGCACCAACGCCCGTCTGCAAGATCAATTGAAGGACTGGCTGGAGAGGTTGCCTTATGTCTGA
- a CDS encoding VWA domain-containing protein, with amino-acid sequence MSELLTQVDFAWPWAWLLMLLPLAGRYLLPRQRAVREHVRVPFLPHLIDELQLDNRPVRSGKLAGAMFWLIWLLLVAAVSRPEYLTPPQYIQKPMRDLVLILDVSGSMAKNDVPGGITRLQAVKNSVSKFVAARQSDRIGLVIFANQAWPFAPVSEDKQALQTRITQLSPGMVGEQTAIGDALGVAVKLLDSSANQDASKLAILLTDGNDTASQLAPPLAAQLAAAHHVQVHTIAFGDSNSAGSDHVDLTQLQEIARITGGKSWTAANSGASLDSVWQEIDAITPVQVKAIGWSWHLPLFQWPLLLALALLMAYALLQFVREKAT; translated from the coding sequence ATGTCTGAGCTACTGACCCAGGTGGATTTCGCCTGGCCATGGGCCTGGCTACTGATGCTACTGCCTCTGGCTGGCCGCTATCTGTTACCGCGTCAGCGGGCTGTCCGGGAGCATGTTCGCGTACCGTTTCTGCCGCATCTGATTGACGAGCTGCAACTCGATAACAGGCCGGTCCGCAGCGGCAAGCTGGCCGGCGCCATGTTCTGGCTGATTTGGCTGCTGTTGGTCGCCGCTGTCTCACGCCCAGAGTACCTGACGCCGCCGCAATATATCCAAAAGCCCATGCGCGATCTGGTGCTGATTCTGGATGTGTCGGGCTCGATGGCGAAAAATGACGTTCCCGGCGGCATCACTCGGTTGCAGGCGGTGAAAAACTCGGTCAGCAAATTCGTGGCAGCACGTCAATCCGATCGCATTGGTCTGGTCATTTTTGCCAACCAGGCCTGGCCATTCGCCCCGGTTAGTGAAGACAAGCAGGCGTTGCAAACGCGCATTACCCAACTGTCCCCCGGCATGGTTGGCGAGCAGACAGCGATTGGCGACGCGCTTGGGGTGGCAGTAAAACTGCTCGACAGCAGCGCCAACCAGGATGCCAGCAAACTGGCGATTTTACTCACCGACGGCAACGACACCGCGTCGCAACTGGCCCCACCGCTGGCCGCACAACTGGCGGCAGCACATCACGTTCAGGTACATACCATCGCCTTCGGTGATAGCAACAGTGCCGGCAGCGACCACGTCGACCTTACGCAATTGCAGGAGATTGCGCGCATTACCGGCGGTAAATCATGGACCGCCGCCAACTCAGGAGCCTCATTGGACAGCGTATGGCAGGAAATCGACGCCATCACGCCAGTTCAGGTGAAAGCCATAGGTTGGTCCTGGCATCTGCCATTGTTCCAATGGCCACTGCTGCTCGCACTGGCTCTGTTGATGGCCTATGCGCTGTTGCAGTTTGTCCGGGAGAAAGCCACATGA